One Lycium barbarum isolate Lr01 chromosome 5, ASM1917538v2, whole genome shotgun sequence genomic window carries:
- the LOC132641593 gene encoding auxin efflux carrier component 4-like isoform X2, producing the protein MITWHDLYTVLTAVVPLYVAMILAYGSVRWWKIFSPDQCSGINRFVAIFAVPLLSFHFIAMNNPYEMNFRFIAADSLQKVIMLVVLSLWANLTKNGSLEWSITIFSLSTLPNTLVMGIPLLIAMYGEYSGSLMVQVVVLQCIIWYTLLLFLFEYRGAKMLIMEQFPETAASIVSFKVDSDVVSLDGHDFLETDAEIGQDGKLHVTVRKSNASRRSFAMDHRPSNLTGAEIYSLSSSRNPTPRGSNFNHNDFYSMMGFPGGRLSNFGPADMYSVQSSRGPTPRPSNFEENCAPGGALNVQSSPRFGYFPAQQPAVPGSYPAPNPEIASTVPKSTKPNVQAVKQEVQPQQQQQTNVKGNNHDAKELHMFVWSSSNSPVSESGGLHVYGGNDFSANEQSGRSDGAKEIRMLVSDHPQNGDTKGEFGGDEFTFGGANGGVKDVDEEKGEKEGPTGLTKLGSSSTSELYPKLAGGQDPGMGKRMPPASVMTRLILIMVWRKLIRNPNTYSSLIGLIWSLISFRWHVHMPKILEKSISILSDAGLGMAMFSLGLFMALQPKIIACGNTVATFAMAVRFLTGPAVMAAASIAVGLRGTLLHVAIVQAALPQGIVPFVFAKEYNVHPAILSTAVIFGMLIALPITLVYYIVLGL; encoded by the exons ATGATCACTTGGCACGATCTATATACTGTTTTAACAGCAGTTGTTCCTCTCTATGTTGCTATGATCTTGGCTTATGGTTCAGTTCGTTGGTGGAAAATCTTTTCACCTGATCAATGTTCTGGTATCAACAGATTTGTGGCTATTTTTGCAGTTCCTTTACTATCCTTTCACTTTATAGCCATGAACAACCCTTATGAAATGAACTTCCGTTTCATTGCTGCTGATTCACTACAAAAAGTTATTATGCTTGTAGTTCTTTCTTTATGGGCTAATTTAACAAAAAATGGTAGCCTTGAATGGAGTATTACAATTTTTTCACTTTCAACACTACCTAATACATTAGTTATGGGTATCCCTTTATTAATTGCTATGTATGGTGAGTACTCTGGTAGTCTCATGGTACAAGTAGTTGTGTTACAATGTATAATATGGTACACACTTTTGCTTTTCTTGTTCGAATATCGTGGGGCTAAGATGCTTATTATGGAACAGTTCCCTGAAACTGCTGCATCAATTGTTTCGTTTAAGGTTGACTCCGATGTTGTCTCTCTTGACGGTCATGATTTTCTAGAAACTGATGCAGAAATTGGACAAGATGGTAAACTACATGTTACTGTAAGGAAATCAAATGCGTCCCGAAGGTCATTTGCTATGGATCATCGACCCTCGAATCTCACTGGAGCAGAGATTTACAGTTTAAGTTCGTCGAGAAATCCGACCCCGAGAGGGTCTAATTTTAACCATAATGATTTCTACTCTATGATGGGATTTCCTGGAGGAAGATTATCCAATTTCGGTCCTGCTGACATGTACTCTGTACAGTCTTCTCGGGGTCCGACCCCTAGACCGTCTAATTTCGAGGAGAACTGTGCTCCTGGGGGAGCTCTGAACGTTCAGAGCTCCCCGAGGTTTGGATACTTCCCGGCGCAGCAGCCCGCCGTGCCGGGATCTTATCCTGCCCCGAATCCCGAAATTGCTTCTACAGTGCCGAAAAGTACAAAACCGAATGTACAAGCAGTAAAGCAGGAGGTACAAccacagcagcagcagcagacgAATGTGAAAGGCAATAATCATGATGCGAAGGAGCTTCATATGTTTGTATGGAGCTCCAGTAATTCTCCGGTATCGGAATCCGGTGGACTCCACGTGTACGGTGGCAATGATTTCAGTGCTAATGAACAATCGGGTCGGTCCGATGGTGCCAAAGAAATTAGGATGTTGGTTTCTGATCATCCTCAAAATGGGGATACTAAAG GGGAATTTGGTGGGGATGAGTTCACTTTCGGAGGTGCCAATGGTGGTGTAAAAGATGTGGATGAAGAAAAGGGAGAAAAAGAGGGTCCCACTGGACTGACTAAACTGGGGTCCAGCTCCACATCGGAGCTGTACCCCAAACTAGCCGGAGGTCAAGATCCCGGTATGGGAAAACGGATGCCTCCGGCGAGTGTTATGACCCGTTTGATCTTGATCATGGTTTGGCGTAAGCTTATCCGTAACCCGAACACGTATTCGAGCCTCATTGGTCTGATTTGGTCCTTAATCTCGTTCAG GTGGCATGTGCATATGCCCAAAATCTTAGAGAAGTCAATCTCCATTCTCTCTGATGCTGGCCTTGGAATGGCTATGTTTAGCTTAG GTCTGTTTATGGCTCTTCAACCAAAGATCATTGCATGTGGAAATACAGTGGCTACATTTGCAATGGCAGTGAGGTTTCTAACTGGCCCAGCAGTTATGGCTGCTGCTTCTATTGCTGTTGGCCTTCGTGGTACTCTTCTCCATGTAGCCATTGTACAG gCTGCATTGCCACAAGGGATTGTCCCATTTGTGTTTGCTAAGGAGTACAACGTTCATCCAGCTATTCTTAGCACTGC GGTTATTTTCGGGATGTTGATAGCTCTGCCAATCACATTAGTGTACTACATCGTCCTTGGACTATAA
- the LOC132641593 gene encoding auxin efflux carrier component 3-like isoform X1, protein MITWHDLYTVLTAVVPLYVAMILAYGSVRWWKIFSPDQCSGINRFVAIFAVPLLSFHFIAMNNPYEMNFRFIAADSLQKVIMLVVLSLWANLTKNGSLEWSITIFSLSTLPNTLVMGIPLLIAMYGEYSGSLMVQVVVLQCIIWYTLLLFLFEYRGAKMLIMEQFPETAASIVSFKVDSDVVSLDGHDFLETDAEIGQDGKLHVTVRKSNASRRSFAMDHRPSNLTGAEIYSLSSSRNPTPRGSNFNHNDFYSMMGFPGGRLSNFGPADMYSVQSSRGPTPRPSNFEENCAPGGALNVQSSPRFGYFPAQQPAVPGSYPAPNPEIASTVPKSTKPNVQAVKQEVQPQQQQQTNVKGNNHDAKELHMFVWSSSNSPVSESGGLHVYGGNDFSANEQSGRSDGAKEIRMLVSDHPQNGDTKAIPQTGEFGGDEFTFGGANGGVKDVDEEKGEKEGPTGLTKLGSSSTSELYPKLAGGQDPGMGKRMPPASVMTRLILIMVWRKLIRNPNTYSSLIGLIWSLISFRWHVHMPKILEKSISILSDAGLGMAMFSLGLFMALQPKIIACGNTVATFAMAVRFLTGPAVMAAASIAVGLRGTLLHVAIVQAALPQGIVPFVFAKEYNVHPAILSTAVIFGMLIALPITLVYYIVLGL, encoded by the exons ATGATCACTTGGCACGATCTATATACTGTTTTAACAGCAGTTGTTCCTCTCTATGTTGCTATGATCTTGGCTTATGGTTCAGTTCGTTGGTGGAAAATCTTTTCACCTGATCAATGTTCTGGTATCAACAGATTTGTGGCTATTTTTGCAGTTCCTTTACTATCCTTTCACTTTATAGCCATGAACAACCCTTATGAAATGAACTTCCGTTTCATTGCTGCTGATTCACTACAAAAAGTTATTATGCTTGTAGTTCTTTCTTTATGGGCTAATTTAACAAAAAATGGTAGCCTTGAATGGAGTATTACAATTTTTTCACTTTCAACACTACCTAATACATTAGTTATGGGTATCCCTTTATTAATTGCTATGTATGGTGAGTACTCTGGTAGTCTCATGGTACAAGTAGTTGTGTTACAATGTATAATATGGTACACACTTTTGCTTTTCTTGTTCGAATATCGTGGGGCTAAGATGCTTATTATGGAACAGTTCCCTGAAACTGCTGCATCAATTGTTTCGTTTAAGGTTGACTCCGATGTTGTCTCTCTTGACGGTCATGATTTTCTAGAAACTGATGCAGAAATTGGACAAGATGGTAAACTACATGTTACTGTAAGGAAATCAAATGCGTCCCGAAGGTCATTTGCTATGGATCATCGACCCTCGAATCTCACTGGAGCAGAGATTTACAGTTTAAGTTCGTCGAGAAATCCGACCCCGAGAGGGTCTAATTTTAACCATAATGATTTCTACTCTATGATGGGATTTCCTGGAGGAAGATTATCCAATTTCGGTCCTGCTGACATGTACTCTGTACAGTCTTCTCGGGGTCCGACCCCTAGACCGTCTAATTTCGAGGAGAACTGTGCTCCTGGGGGAGCTCTGAACGTTCAGAGCTCCCCGAGGTTTGGATACTTCCCGGCGCAGCAGCCCGCCGTGCCGGGATCTTATCCTGCCCCGAATCCCGAAATTGCTTCTACAGTGCCGAAAAGTACAAAACCGAATGTACAAGCAGTAAAGCAGGAGGTACAAccacagcagcagcagcagacgAATGTGAAAGGCAATAATCATGATGCGAAGGAGCTTCATATGTTTGTATGGAGCTCCAGTAATTCTCCGGTATCGGAATCCGGTGGACTCCACGTGTACGGTGGCAATGATTTCAGTGCTAATGAACAATCGGGTCGGTCCGATGGTGCCAAAGAAATTAGGATGTTGGTTTCTGATCATCCTCAAAATGGGGATACTAAAG CCATTCCGCAAACAGGGGAATTTGGTGGGGATGAGTTCACTTTCGGAGGTGCCAATGGTGGTGTAAAAGATGTGGATGAAGAAAAGGGAGAAAAAGAGGGTCCCACTGGACTGACTAAACTGGGGTCCAGCTCCACATCGGAGCTGTACCCCAAACTAGCCGGAGGTCAAGATCCCGGTATGGGAAAACGGATGCCTCCGGCGAGTGTTATGACCCGTTTGATCTTGATCATGGTTTGGCGTAAGCTTATCCGTAACCCGAACACGTATTCGAGCCTCATTGGTCTGATTTGGTCCTTAATCTCGTTCAG GTGGCATGTGCATATGCCCAAAATCTTAGAGAAGTCAATCTCCATTCTCTCTGATGCTGGCCTTGGAATGGCTATGTTTAGCTTAG GTCTGTTTATGGCTCTTCAACCAAAGATCATTGCATGTGGAAATACAGTGGCTACATTTGCAATGGCAGTGAGGTTTCTAACTGGCCCAGCAGTTATGGCTGCTGCTTCTATTGCTGTTGGCCTTCGTGGTACTCTTCTCCATGTAGCCATTGTACAG gCTGCATTGCCACAAGGGATTGTCCCATTTGTGTTTGCTAAGGAGTACAACGTTCATCCAGCTATTCTTAGCACTGC GGTTATTTTCGGGATGTTGATAGCTCTGCCAATCACATTAGTGTACTACATCGTCCTTGGACTATAA